In Enterobacter pseudoroggenkampii, the following proteins share a genomic window:
- a CDS encoding STY4199 family HEPN domain-containing protein, which produces MSLSTSHHIREQFEHCLAVIRHASVEILLLLNVHASEGKDPRWFLEQLDSARLALGGWGAVAKKLNLNDAEMSEFTLQLRLLQQRVPQYESGQDVSENQLIAAMRFVTALEHLRLQQPLLTYSTDLAPGSELQQQQAHKQVRAIELMIKGLIQQAWPDQVRLNNHLKTLFNADRVRRWLKLGEINDVLSGMMFSELAQMLVDKKEFSRYYASLFSDPSMLTLLVEPRKTLQTFLDDIRQIRNSITVQKTLSSAQIQLLDNYYAQIARPVQRAFEEGRTRVNPAGFMAVDASELHTFWEKAQKMDRVTGGDLFEVRDTIEKPTQRAPRTPEQREQLISGALWGAVGVMVIAIVAGGFWLVTSSKPQPATASAAEAAPPQEMRETPSSRETLTRMGVTWDENNFRSAINRNDTRVTQLFLQGGMDWKLSWTEEAMSAGYDDVLELMLRYRQNMVEEKPCRRFINTLSHAMSNGESLTSVRKEYLKAFCTVPAVVKRQQHDLDMATRRAQSQPDATTKKWQSIQSAIYEVIR; this is translated from the coding sequence ATGAGTCTCAGCACATCACATCATATTCGCGAACAGTTCGAACACTGTCTGGCGGTCATTCGCCATGCGTCGGTGGAAATTTTGCTACTTCTGAATGTACATGCTTCTGAGGGCAAAGATCCACGCTGGTTTCTGGAACAGCTCGACAGTGCTCGATTAGCGCTGGGCGGCTGGGGAGCCGTTGCGAAAAAACTCAACCTGAATGACGCCGAGATGTCGGAATTTACGCTCCAGCTGCGCCTGCTGCAGCAGCGCGTTCCGCAGTATGAAAGCGGACAGGATGTGAGTGAAAACCAGCTTATTGCGGCGATGCGGTTTGTCACCGCGCTGGAACACCTGCGCCTGCAGCAGCCGCTGCTGACCTACAGCACGGACCTGGCACCGGGAAGCGAACTTCAGCAACAGCAGGCGCACAAGCAGGTGCGGGCGATTGAGCTGATGATTAAAGGGCTCATCCAGCAGGCCTGGCCCGATCAGGTACGGCTGAACAATCATCTGAAGACCTTGTTTAACGCCGATCGCGTTCGGCGCTGGCTGAAGCTTGGCGAGATCAACGATGTCCTGAGCGGCATGATGTTCAGCGAGCTGGCGCAGATGCTGGTGGATAAAAAAGAGTTCAGCCGCTATTACGCTTCGCTGTTCAGCGATCCGTCCATGCTGACGCTGCTGGTTGAACCGCGTAAAACGCTGCAAACCTTCCTCGACGACATCCGGCAAATTCGCAACAGCATCACCGTTCAGAAAACGTTGAGCTCGGCGCAAATTCAGCTGCTGGATAACTACTACGCGCAGATCGCGCGGCCCGTTCAACGCGCGTTTGAAGAGGGGAGAACGCGCGTCAATCCGGCGGGATTCATGGCGGTAGATGCCAGCGAACTGCATACCTTCTGGGAAAAGGCGCAGAAAATGGATCGGGTCACCGGTGGGGATCTGTTTGAAGTCCGCGACACCATTGAAAAGCCGACCCAGCGCGCGCCGCGCACCCCCGAACAACGTGAGCAGCTCATTTCCGGTGCGCTATGGGGGGCGGTTGGCGTCATGGTGATTGCCATCGTGGCGGGGGGATTCTGGCTGGTGACCAGCAGCAAACCGCAGCCTGCGACCGCCAGCGCGGCTGAAGCGGCACCACCACAGGAAATGCGCGAGACGCCTTCCTCGCGTGAAACGCTCACGCGCATGGGGGTGACCTGGGACGAGAATAATTTCCGCTCGGCCATTAATCGCAACGACACCCGCGTGACCCAGCTCTTTTTGCAGGGTGGTATGGACTGGAAGCTGTCCTGGACCGAAGAGGCGATGTCGGCAGGCTATGACGACGTGCTGGAGCTGATGTTACGCTACCGGCAAAACATGGTGGAGGAGAAGCCGTGTCGCCGCTTCATCAACACGCTCAGCCACGCGATGTCGAACGGCGAGTCTCTGACCTCGGTACGTAAAGAGTATCTTAAAGCGTTCTGCACCGTGCCTGCCGTGGTGAAACGCCAGCAGCACGATCTCGACATGGCCACACGCCGTGCGCAGTCACAGCCGGATGCCACCACCAAAAAATGGCAGTCTATTCAGAGCGCCATTTATGAGGTGATCCGCTAA
- a CDS encoding alpha,alpha-trehalase: protein MFNQKLQATENIEFEIAEELRYETDPCELKLDEMIEAEPEPEMIEGLPASDALTPADRYLELFEHVQSTRLFADSKTFPDCAPKMDPLDILIRYRKVRRHRDFDLRQFVENHFWMPETFGTEYVSDPGLSLKEHIDNLWPVLTREPQDHIPWSSLLALPQAYIVPGGRFSETYYWDSYFSMLGLAESGRNDLLKCMADNFAWLIERYGHIPNGNRTYYLSRSQPPVFALMVELFEEDGVRGAKRYLDHLKMEYAFWMDGAESLLLNQAYRSAVRMPDGSLLNRYWDDRDTPRDESWIEDVETARHSGRPPNEVYRDLRAGAASGWDYSSRWLRDPSRLASIRTTQFIPIDLNAFLFKLESAIANISASKGDKETADLFRQKASDRRAAVNRYLWDEESGCYRDYDWRREELALFSAASIVPLYVGMATHEQAERLSDAVKARLLTPGGILATEYETGEQWDKPNGWAPLQWMAIQGFKQYGNDSLGDEIAWSWLHTVNHFYQTHHKLIEKYHIASSTPREGGGGEYPLQDGFGWTNGVVRRLIGLYGEP from the coding sequence ATGTTCAACCAGAAACTACAGGCTACCGAGAACATCGAATTCGAGATTGCAGAAGAGCTGCGCTACGAGACCGATCCCTGCGAGTTGAAACTGGATGAAATGATTGAGGCGGAGCCGGAACCCGAAATGATCGAGGGGTTACCCGCCTCCGATGCGTTGACGCCCGCAGACCGCTATCTTGAACTGTTCGAGCATGTACAGTCGACGCGGCTGTTTGCCGACAGTAAAACCTTCCCCGACTGCGCGCCGAAGATGGATCCGCTGGATATCCTGATCCGCTACCGCAAGGTCAGACGCCACCGGGACTTCGACCTGCGCCAGTTTGTGGAGAACCACTTCTGGATGCCGGAAACGTTCGGCACTGAGTATGTCTCCGACCCGGGCCTCTCCCTGAAGGAGCACATTGATAACCTGTGGCCGGTGCTGACGCGCGAGCCGCAGGATCATATTCCCTGGTCTTCCCTACTAGCGCTGCCGCAGGCCTATATCGTTCCCGGCGGGCGATTCAGCGAGACCTACTACTGGGATTCCTATTTCTCCATGCTGGGGCTGGCGGAGAGCGGTCGTAACGACCTGCTGAAGTGCATGGCGGACAACTTCGCCTGGCTGATTGAACGCTACGGGCATATCCCCAACGGCAACCGTACCTATTATCTCAGCCGCTCCCAGCCGCCGGTCTTTGCCCTGATGGTGGAGCTGTTCGAGGAGGACGGCGTGCGCGGTGCGAAACGCTATCTGGATCACCTCAAAATGGAGTACGCCTTCTGGATGGACGGCGCGGAGTCGCTGCTGCTTAACCAGGCCTACCGCAGCGCCGTACGTATGCCGGACGGTTCACTGCTCAACCGCTACTGGGACGACCGTGATACCCCGCGCGACGAATCGTGGATCGAGGACGTGGAAACTGCCCGCCACTCGGGCCGTCCGCCAAACGAGGTGTATCGCGACCTGCGGGCGGGGGCGGCTTCCGGCTGGGATTATTCGTCCCGCTGGCTGCGCGATCCGTCGCGGCTCGCCAGCATCCGCACGACGCAGTTTATCCCCATCGACCTGAACGCCTTCCTGTTCAAGCTGGAAAGCGCGATTGCCAACATCTCGGCGTCGAAAGGGGACAAAGAGACGGCCGACCTGTTCCGCCAGAAAGCCAGCGATCGCCGCGCGGCGGTGAACCGCTATCTGTGGGACGAGGAGAGCGGCTGTTACCGCGATTATGACTGGCGACGCGAAGAGCTGGCGCTGTTTTCTGCCGCCAGCATCGTGCCGCTGTATGTCGGCATGGCAACCCATGAGCAGGCCGAGCGCCTGTCGGATGCGGTCAAGGCGCGACTGCTCACGCCGGGCGGGATTCTGGCGACCGAGTACGAAACCGGCGAGCAGTGGGATAAACCCAACGGCTGGGCGCCGCTGCAGTGGATGGCGATTCAGGGCTTCAAGCAGTACGGCAACGATTCGCTGGGGGATGAGATCGCCTGGAGCTGGCTGCATACGGTGAACCATTTTTATCAGACGCACCATAAGCTGATTGAGAAGTACCACATCGCCAGCAGCACGCCGCGCGAAGGGGGCGGTGGGGAGTATCCGCTGCAGGATGGTTTCGGCTGGACGAACGGCGTGGTGCGGCGGCTGATTGGGTTGTATGGGGAGCCTTGA
- a CDS encoding glycoside hydrolase family 5 protein encodes MKALIGLTLLLFCFAAASSDKITFWDTPQHGGNSFNRLPPTQEYYDALRGYGATWVRLSYDKWKPAGRDFLLGNADGYRGLEATDLATLKASIRKAHAAGLQVVIAPLSLPGMRWAQNNNNQFDDRIWQDKKYWQEAAQFWRDLAQALKDEPGIAAWNLVNEPAPEKRGNISEQASPEALKTWYQQQQSTARNLPALYNQIIAAIREVDATTPIMVDGGWYASARGFSGWPSALEDKRVLYSFHMYEPYDFTSAPNARRKVPFDYPGMITFGGKKVKWDATAIEKWMNAPFDWAKQNGIPANRVVAGEFGCVRTLQGCRQWLNDVLTVLDKHHAHWAFYAFREDAWDAMDYELGKKPVPWAYWKAIEDNAPDTIKRHSTEEFEPIAKRLKQGL; translated from the coding sequence ATGAAAGCGCTTATTGGGTTGACCCTACTTCTTTTTTGCTTTGCCGCCGCCTCCTCTGACAAAATCACCTTCTGGGATACCCCTCAGCACGGTGGAAACAGCTTTAACCGCCTGCCGCCCACGCAGGAATACTATGACGCGCTGCGAGGCTATGGCGCGACGTGGGTTCGCCTCTCTTACGACAAATGGAAACCTGCCGGGAGAGATTTTCTTCTCGGCAACGCCGACGGCTATCGTGGGCTCGAGGCCACAGACCTCGCGACGCTCAAAGCCTCCATCAGGAAAGCACACGCGGCCGGGCTACAGGTCGTCATTGCCCCACTCTCTTTGCCCGGCATGCGCTGGGCGCAAAATAACAATAACCAGTTTGATGACCGCATCTGGCAGGACAAAAAATACTGGCAGGAAGCCGCTCAGTTCTGGCGTGATTTGGCCCAGGCCCTGAAGGACGAACCGGGCATTGCGGCCTGGAATCTGGTCAATGAACCCGCGCCTGAAAAAAGAGGCAACATTAGCGAGCAGGCGTCGCCAGAGGCGTTAAAAACCTGGTATCAGCAGCAGCAAAGTACGGCGCGTAACCTCCCCGCTCTCTACAATCAGATTATTGCCGCCATCCGCGAGGTCGATGCCACCACACCGATTATGGTCGATGGAGGCTGGTACGCCTCCGCGCGTGGTTTTTCTGGTTGGCCGTCCGCGCTTGAGGATAAGCGGGTGCTCTACAGCTTCCACATGTACGAGCCCTATGATTTCACCAGCGCGCCAAATGCACGCCGCAAGGTGCCGTTCGACTATCCAGGCATGATCACGTTCGGCGGTAAAAAGGTGAAATGGGACGCTACGGCCATAGAGAAATGGATGAACGCGCCCTTTGACTGGGCGAAGCAGAATGGTATTCCGGCCAACCGGGTTGTCGCGGGAGAGTTTGGCTGCGTTCGCACGCTGCAGGGCTGCCGGCAGTGGCTTAATGATGTTCTGACCGTCCTCGACAAACATCATGCACACTGGGCATTTTATGCGTTTCGTGAAGATGCCTGGGACGCCATGGACTATGAGCTGGGGAAAAAACCGGTGCCGTGGGCCTACTGGAAAGCCATCGAGGATAACGCACCGGATACGATCAAGCGCCATTCTACCGAGGAATTTGAACCGATTGCTAAGCGGCTAAAACAAGGCCTTTGA
- the gorA gene encoding glutathione-disulfide reductase, whose product MTKHYDYIAIGGGSGGIASINRAAMYGQKCALIEAKALGGTCVNVGCVPKKVMWHAAQIREAIHMYGPDYGFDTTINNFDWDKLIASRTAYIDRIHTSYDNVLGKNNVDVIHGFARFVDAKTIEVNGETITADHILIATGGRPSHPNIPGVEYGIDSDGFFELPALPKRVAVVGAGYIAVELAGVINGLGAEAHLFVRKHAPLRSFDPLIVDTLVEVMNTEGPTLHTNAVPKAVVKNADGSLTLELEDGRSQTVDCLIWAIGREPANDNFNLGVTGVKTDEKGYIVVDKFQNTSVPGIYAVGDNTGAVELTPVAVAAGRRLSERLFNNKPDEHLDYSNIPTVVFSHPPIGTVGLTEPQAREQYGDDQVKVYKSAFTAMYTAVTSHRQPCRMKLVCVGPDEKIVGIHGIGFGMDEILQGFAVALKMGATKKDFDNTVAIHPTAAEEFVTMR is encoded by the coding sequence ATGACTAAGCATTATGACTACATCGCAATCGGCGGCGGCAGCGGCGGCATCGCCTCCATCAACCGCGCGGCCATGTACGGCCAGAAGTGCGCGCTGATTGAAGCCAAAGCGCTGGGCGGCACCTGCGTGAACGTGGGTTGTGTACCGAAGAAAGTGATGTGGCATGCGGCGCAGATCCGTGAAGCTATCCATATGTATGGCCCGGACTACGGCTTTGACACCACCATTAATAACTTTGACTGGGACAAGCTGATTGCCAGCCGTACCGCCTACATCGACCGTATTCACACCTCCTACGACAACGTGCTGGGCAAAAATAACGTCGACGTTATCCACGGCTTCGCCCGCTTTGTGGACGCGAAAACGATCGAAGTGAACGGCGAGACGATCACCGCCGATCACATCCTGATCGCCACCGGCGGCCGTCCTAGCCACCCGAACATTCCGGGCGTGGAATACGGCATCGACTCCGACGGTTTCTTCGAGCTGCCTGCCCTGCCTAAGCGCGTTGCCGTTGTTGGTGCGGGTTACATCGCGGTGGAACTGGCCGGGGTGATTAACGGCCTGGGCGCTGAGGCGCACCTGTTCGTGCGCAAACACGCGCCGCTGCGCAGCTTCGATCCGCTGATCGTTGATACGCTGGTTGAAGTGATGAACACCGAAGGTCCAACCCTGCATACCAACGCCGTGCCAAAAGCGGTCGTGAAAAATGCAGACGGCAGCCTGACCCTGGAGCTGGAAGATGGCCGCAGCCAGACCGTCGATTGCCTGATCTGGGCGATTGGCCGTGAACCGGCTAACGATAACTTCAACCTGGGCGTGACCGGCGTGAAAACCGACGAAAAAGGCTATATCGTCGTCGATAAATTCCAGAACACCAGCGTACCGGGCATTTATGCGGTCGGCGATAATACCGGTGCAGTTGAGCTGACCCCGGTGGCCGTTGCGGCGGGTCGTCGTCTTTCCGAGCGCCTGTTTAACAACAAGCCGGACGAGCATCTGGACTACAGCAACATCCCGACCGTGGTCTTCAGCCACCCGCCAATCGGCACCGTCGGCTTAACCGAGCCGCAGGCGCGCGAGCAGTATGGCGACGACCAGGTGAAAGTGTATAAATCGGCGTTTACCGCGATGTATACCGCCGTCACCTCTCACCGTCAGCCGTGCCGCATGAAGCTGGTCTGCGTCGGTCCGGACGAGAAGATTGTCGGTATCCACGGCATCGGCTTCGGCATGGACGAGATCCTGCAGGGCTTTGCTGTGGCGCTGAAGATGGGCGCAACGAAGAAAGACTTTGATAATACCGTGGCAATCCACCCAACGGCGGCGGAAGAATTTGTGACCATGCGTTAA
- a CDS encoding 23S rRNA (adenine(2030)-N(6))-methyltransferase RlmJ, which translates to MLSYRHSFHAGNHADVLKHTVQSLIIESLKEKEKPFLYLDTHAGAGRYQLSGEHAERTGEYLEGIARIWQQDDLPAELEPYIGVVNHFNRNGQLRYYPGSPLIARQLLREQDSLQLTELHPSDFPLLRSEFQKDSRARVEKSDGYQQLKAKLPPVSRRGLVLIDPPYEIKTDYQAVVTGIHEGYKRFATGTYALWYPVVLRAQIKRMIKDLEATGIRKILQIELAVRPDSDQRGMTASGMIVINPPWKLEAQMNNVLPWLHKTLVPAGTGHATVSWIVPE; encoded by the coding sequence ATGCTCAGTTATCGCCACAGCTTCCACGCTGGCAACCACGCCGACGTCCTTAAACACACCGTTCAGAGCCTGATCATCGAATCGCTCAAAGAGAAAGAGAAGCCGTTTCTCTATCTGGACACGCACGCGGGCGCTGGCCGTTATCAGCTGAGCGGCGAGCATGCCGAGCGTACCGGTGAATATCTGGAAGGGATCGCCCGCATCTGGCAGCAGGACGACCTGCCTGCCGAGCTGGAGCCGTACATCGGCGTGGTGAATCACTTCAACCGCAACGGCCAGCTGCGCTACTACCCGGGATCACCGCTGATTGCCCGCCAGCTGCTGCGCGAGCAGGACAGCCTCCAGCTGACCGAGCTGCATCCGAGCGACTTCCCGCTGCTGCGTTCTGAATTCCAGAAAGACAGCCGCGCCCGCGTGGAAAAATCCGACGGCTACCAGCAGCTGAAAGCCAAGCTGCCGCCGGTTTCCCGTCGCGGCCTGGTGCTGATCGACCCGCCGTACGAAATCAAAACCGACTATCAGGCGGTGGTGACAGGCATCCATGAAGGCTACAAACGCTTCGCTACCGGGACATACGCCCTGTGGTACCCGGTGGTGCTGCGCGCGCAAATCAAACGCATGATCAAAGACCTGGAAGCGACCGGCATCCGCAAAATCCTGCAGATTGAGCTGGCGGTACGTCCGGACAGCGATCAGCGCGGCATGACCGCCTCCGGGATGATTGTGATCAACCCGCCGTGGAAGCTCGAAGCGCAGATGAACAACGTGCTGCCGTGGCTGCACAAAACGCTGGTGCCAGCGGGTACAGGCCACGCCACCGTCAGTTGGATCGTGCCGGAGTAA
- the prlC gene encoding oligopeptidase A, translated as MTNPLLTPFSLPPFSKILPEHVVPAVTQSLDNCRAAVESVVAQGAPYTWENLCQPLAEVDDVLGRIFSPVSHLNSVKNSPELREAYEQTLPLLSEYSTWVGQHEGLYKAYRDLRDGDHYAELNTAQKKSVDNALRDFELSGIGLPKEKQTRYGEIAARLSELGNQYSNNVLDATMGWTKLITDEAMLSGMPESALAAAKAQAEAKEQDGFLLTLDIPSYLPVMTYCDNQALREEMYRAYSTRASDQGPNAGKWDNSPVMAEILALRHELAQLLGFENYADKSLATKMAENPQQVLDFLTDLAKRARPQGEKELAQLRAFAKAEFGVDELLPWDIAYYSEKQKQHLYSISDEQLRPYFPENKAVNGLFEVVKRIYGITAKERTDIDVWHPDVRFFELYDEKNELRGSFYLDLYARENKRGGAWMDDCVGQMRKADGSLQKPVAYLTCNFNRPVNGKPALFTHDEVITLFHEFGHGLHHMLTRIETAGVAGISGVPWDAVELPSQFMENWCWEPDALAFISGHYETGEPLPKELLDKMLAAKNYQAAMFILRQLEFGLFDFRLHAEFSPEQGAKILETLAEIKKQVAVIPGPTWGRFPHAFSHIFAGGYAAGYYSYLWADVLAADAFSRFEEEGIFNRETGQSFLDNILTRGGSEEPMVLFKRFRGREPQLDAMLEHYGIKG; from the coding sequence ATGACCAATCCATTACTGACGCCTTTTTCGTTGCCGCCGTTTTCTAAAATCCTCCCTGAGCATGTGGTTCCAGCCGTTACGCAATCGCTGGACAACTGCCGCGCGGCGGTAGAAAGCGTGGTAGCGCAGGGCGCGCCGTACACCTGGGAAAATCTGTGTCAGCCGCTGGCCGAAGTGGACGACGTGCTGGGGCGTATCTTCTCCCCGGTGAGCCACCTGAACTCGGTAAAAAACAGCCCGGAGCTGCGCGAAGCCTACGAACAGACCCTGCCGCTGCTCTCTGAGTACAGCACCTGGGTCGGCCAGCACGAAGGGCTCTACAAAGCCTACCGCGACCTGCGCGACGGCGACCATTATGCCGAACTGAACACGGCGCAGAAAAAATCGGTCGATAACGCCCTGCGTGATTTTGAGCTGTCCGGGATTGGCCTGCCAAAAGAGAAGCAGACCCGCTACGGTGAAATTGCCGCGCGCCTGTCCGAGCTGGGCAACCAGTACAGCAACAACGTGCTCGACGCCACCATGGGCTGGACGAAGCTGATTACCGACGAAGCTATGCTTTCCGGCATGCCGGAAAGCGCCCTGGCGGCGGCAAAAGCCCAGGCCGAGGCGAAAGAGCAGGACGGCTTCCTGCTAACGCTGGATATCCCGAGCTATCTGCCGGTGATGACCTACTGCGACAACCAGGCGCTTCGCGAAGAGATGTACCGCGCCTACAGCACCCGCGCCTCCGATCAGGGGCCGAATGCCGGTAAATGGGACAACAGCCCGGTGATGGCGGAAATCCTCGCCCTGCGCCACGAGCTGGCCCAGCTGCTGGGCTTTGAGAACTACGCCGACAAATCTCTCGCCACCAAAATGGCGGAAAATCCGCAGCAGGTGCTCGACTTCCTGACCGATCTGGCGAAACGCGCCCGTCCGCAGGGTGAGAAAGAGCTGGCCCAGCTCCGCGCCTTCGCGAAAGCGGAGTTTGGCGTGGACGAGCTGCTGCCGTGGGATATTGCTTACTACAGCGAAAAACAGAAGCAGCATCTCTACAGCATCAGCGACGAGCAGCTGCGCCCGTACTTCCCGGAAAACAAAGCCGTTAACGGCCTGTTTGAAGTGGTAAAGCGCATCTATGGCATCACCGCCAAAGAGCGTACCGATATCGACGTCTGGCATCCGGACGTGCGCTTCTTCGAGCTGTATGACGAGAAAAACGAACTGCGCGGCAGCTTCTACCTCGATCTCTACGCGCGTGAGAACAAGCGCGGCGGGGCGTGGATGGACGACTGCGTGGGCCAGATGCGTAAAGCCGACGGTTCTCTGCAGAAGCCGGTCGCCTACCTGACCTGTAACTTTAACCGTCCGGTGAACGGCAAACCTGCGCTCTTTACTCACGATGAAGTGATCACCCTGTTCCACGAGTTCGGTCACGGTCTGCACCATATGCTGACCCGCATCGAAACCGCAGGCGTGGCCGGTATCAGCGGGGTGCCGTGGGATGCAGTCGAGCTGCCGAGCCAGTTTATGGAAAACTGGTGCTGGGAGCCGGACGCGCTGGCGTTTATCTCCGGTCACTATGAGACCGGCGAACCGCTGCCGAAGGAGCTGCTGGATAAAATGCTGGCGGCGAAGAACTACCAGGCGGCGATGTTCATCCTGCGTCAGCTGGAGTTCGGCCTGTTCGACTTCCGCCTGCACGCCGAGTTCAGTCCGGAGCAGGGCGCAAAAATCCTGGAAACCCTGGCCGAGATTAAAAAGCAGGTCGCCGTGATCCCAGGGCCAACCTGGGGCCGCTTCCCGCATGCGTTCAGCCATATCTTTGCAGGCGGCTACGCGGCGGGTTACTACAGCTACCTGTGGGCCGACGTGCTGGCGGCGGATGCCTTCTCTCGCTTCGAAGAAGAGGGGATCTTCAACCGCGAAACCGGCCAGTCGTTCCTCGACAACATCCTGACCCGCGGCGGTTCCGAAGAGCCAATGGTGCTGTTCAAACGCTTCCGCGGCCGCGAGCCGCAGCTGGATGCGATGCTTGAGCATTACGGGATCAAAGGCTGA
- the rsmJ gene encoding 16S rRNA (guanine(1516)-N(2))-methyltransferase RsmJ, translating to MKICLVDETGAGDGALSVLAARWGLEHDDENPMALVMTTAHLELRKRDEPKLGGIFVDFVGGAMAHRRKFGGGRGEAVAKAVGIKGSYLPDVVDATAGLGRDAFVLASVGCRVRMLERNPVVAALLDDGLSRGYADPEIGPWLQERLQLIHASSLTALTDITPRPQVVYLDPMFPHKQKSALVKKEMRVFQSLVGPDLDADGLLEPARQLATKRVVVKRPDYAPPLADVATTNAVTTKGHRFDIYSGTPE from the coding sequence GTGAAGATCTGCTTAGTGGATGAAACAGGCGCCGGAGACGGCGCCTTATCTGTTCTGGCCGCCCGCTGGGGGCTGGAGCACGATGATGAAAACCCGATGGCGCTGGTGATGACCACAGCACATCTTGAATTACGCAAGCGCGACGAACCGAAGCTCGGCGGGATTTTTGTCGATTTTGTCGGCGGGGCGATGGCTCACCGGCGCAAGTTCGGCGGCGGTCGCGGCGAAGCGGTGGCTAAAGCGGTTGGGATTAAAGGAAGCTACCTCCCGGACGTGGTCGATGCCACGGCGGGGCTGGGGCGTGATGCCTTTGTGCTGGCGTCTGTCGGCTGTCGGGTGCGGATGCTGGAACGTAACCCGGTGGTGGCGGCCCTGCTCGACGACGGTCTGAGCCGTGGCTACGCGGATCCGGAAATCGGCCCGTGGTTGCAGGAGCGTTTGCAGCTGATTCATGCCTCGAGCCTGACGGCACTGACCGATATCACCCCGCGCCCGCAGGTGGTCTATCTCGACCCGATGTTCCCGCACAAGCAGAAAAGCGCGCTGGTGAAGAAAGAGATGCGGGTGTTTCAGTCTCTGGTGGGGCCTGATTTGGATGCGGATGGTCTGCTGGAGCCGGCTCGTCAGCTGGCGACGAAGCGGGTGGTGGTGAAGCGCCCGGACTATGCGCCGCCGCTGGCGGACGTTGCGACCACTAACGCGGTGACCACTAAAGGGCACCGGTTTGATATCTACTCAGGCACGCCGGAATAA
- the uspA gene encoding universal stress protein UspA, with product MAYKHILIAVDLSPESKVLVDKAVSMARPYNAKVSLIHVDVNYSDLYTGLIDVNLGDMQKRISEETHHALSELSTNAGYPITETLSGSGDLGQVLVDAIKKYDMDLVVCGHHQDFWSKLMSSARQLINTVHVDMLIVPLRDEEDE from the coding sequence ATGGCTTACAAACACATTCTCATCGCGGTAGACCTCTCCCCGGAGAGCAAAGTGCTGGTTGATAAAGCGGTATCCATGGCACGTCCCTACAACGCGAAAGTTTCGCTGATTCACGTTGATGTGAATTACTCCGACCTCTACACCGGTCTGATCGACGTCAATCTTGGCGATATGCAAAAGCGCATCTCCGAAGAGACACACCACGCCCTGAGCGAACTGTCCACCAACGCAGGCTATCCGATTACCGAAACCCTGAGCGGCAGCGGCGACCTGGGCCAGGTACTGGTTGATGCGATCAAGAAATATGACATGGACCTGGTGGTGTGCGGTCACCATCAGGACTTCTGGAGCAAGCTGATGTCTTCCGCGCGCCAGCTGATTAACACCGTTCATGTGGATATGCTGATTGTTCCACTGCGTGACGAAGAAGACGAGTAA
- the uspB gene encoding universal stress protein UspB, with product MISTVALFWALCVVCIVNMARYFSSLRALLVVLRGCDPLLYQYVDGGGFFTSHGQPSKQMRLVGYIYYQRYRDHHDEEFIRRCERLRRQFILTSALCGLVVVSMIALMIWH from the coding sequence ATGATTAGCACCGTCGCATTGTTTTGGGCGTTATGCGTAGTTTGCATAGTGAATATGGCGCGCTACTTCTCATCGTTACGTGCGCTGTTAGTGGTACTTCGTGGTTGCGATCCGTTGCTTTATCAGTATGTGGACGGTGGAGGGTTCTTCACCTCGCATGGGCAGCCCAGCAAACAGATGCGTCTGGTGGGATATATCTACTATCAGCGCTACCGCGATCATCACGATGAAGAGTTTATCCGTCGCTGCGAGCGCCTGCGTCGTCAGTTCATTTTAACCAGCGCCCTGTGTGGCCTGGTCGTGGTCAGCATGATTGCATTGATGATTTGGCACTGA